The following proteins are co-located in the Gossypium hirsutum isolate 1008001.06 chromosome A02, Gossypium_hirsutum_v2.1, whole genome shotgun sequence genome:
- the LOC107951002 gene encoding stearoyl-[acyl-carrier-protein] 9-desaturase, chloroplastic, whose product MAMQFNPIASQTKKLPSYALPPMASLRSPKVSMVSTLPPRSKGVEDLKRPFMAPKLVHQASHTMPPEKIEIFKSLDDWARDNILIHLKQVDKCWQPKDFLPDPSSDGFEDQVRELRERAKEIPDEYFVVLVGDMITEEALPTYQTMLNTLDGTRDETGASPTSWATWTRAWTAEENRHTDLLNKYLYLCGRVDMRQVEKTIQYLIGSGMDPGTENSPYLGFIYTTFQERATFISHGNTARLAKVHGDMNLAQLCGSIAADEKRHETAYTKILEKLFEIDPDGSVLAFADMMRKKISMPAHLMYDGRDENLFDHYSSVAQRIGVYTARDYADIVEYLVDRWKLKELIGLSPEGREAQEFVCGLAPRIRKLEERAQLRAKESPSVPFSWVSGREVTL is encoded by the exons atggctATGCAATTCAATCCCATCGCTTCTCAAACTAAGAAACTCCCTTCATATGCTCTTCCACCCATGGCAAGTCTTAGATCTCCCAAGGTTTCTATGGTCTCCACTCTTCCACCTCGCTCCAA AGGGGTTGAAGATCTGAAACGGCCTTTCATGGCTCCAAAGCTGGTACACCAGGCTTCCCACACCATGCCACCTGAGAAGATTGAAATCTTTAAATCTTTGGATGATTGGGCTAGGGATAACATTCTGATTCATCTTAAACAAGTTGATAAATGTTGGCAACCCAAGGATTTTCTTCCCGATCCTTCGTCCGATGGATTTGAAGATCAAGTTAGAGAACTTAGAGAACGGGCAAAGGAGATTCCGGATGAGTACTTTGTCGTGTTGGTTGGTGATATGATCACGGAGGAAGCCCTTCCAACTTACCAAACTATGCTTAATACCTTGGATGGAACTCGTGATGAAACTGGTGCTAGCCCTACTTCTTGGGCAACTTGGACCAGGGCCTGGACTGCCGAAGAAAACAGACACACTGATCTACTTAATAAGTATCTCTACTTGTGTGGGAGAGTGGACATGAGGCAAGTTGAGAAGACCATCCAGTATTTGATCGGTTCAGGAATG GATCCGGGTACGGAGAATAGTCCTTATCTGGGATTCATCTACACAACATTCCAAGAAAGGGCAACTTTTATCTCACATGGGAATACAGCTAGGCTAGCCAAGGTGCATGGTGACATGAATTTGGCTCAGTTATGTGGTTCAATTGCGGCGGACGAAAAGCGCCACGAGACAGCATACACTAAAATCCTTGAAAAGCTCTTTGAGATCGATCCTGATGGGTCAGTCTTGGCATTTGCTGACATGATGAGGAAGAAAATCTCCATGCCAGCCCACTTGATGTATGATGGCCGTGACGAAAACCTTTTCGACCACTACTCGTCTGTTGCACAAAGAATTGGGGTTTACACTGCCCGGGACTATGCTGATATAGTTGAATATCTGGTTGACCGATGGAAGTTGAAGGAACTCATTGGACTTTCACCTGAGGGCCGTGAAGCTCAGGAATTTGTGTGTGGACTTGCACCGAGAATTAGAAAGTTAGAGGAGAGAGCTCAATTGAGGGCCAAGGAATCACCCAGTGTTCCATTCAGTTGGGTTTCTGGTAGAGAAGTGACGCTCTAA
- the LOC107952171 gene encoding uncharacterized protein translates to MHLQELDKQVRKLALTVSRLESQGKLPSQTEPNPRHNASNLTLRSGKDLEPAPDTSRDHDISLAHNTSQDRKKLDTKTPVESAPQKSFAVPPPFLRRLVQCKKEQDEKEIIDNFRKVEINIPLLDAIEQIPRYAKFLKELCTSKRKLLGNKKGVLEDVLVKVNELIFPVDFYIIDMEDDNSATSSDILLGRPFLSTAQTKIDVRSGILTMEFDGKVVKFNVYKAMNRPSLISNVSNIDIIDPLTELRLEYHGEDELRTVLCRSLDFNAIKKLEEWINFEDSIHKIVVPMEVPQQWRNPGSLQRRLNPPMMEVVRKEVQKLLDSGMIYPISDNNWVSPVHIVPKKTGVTVIENSAGFFQIPMALEDQEKMTFTCPFGMFAYRRMSFQTLQCTNHVSEKDKEFEFDQSCRDTFDTLKHKLVLVPIFQPSNWNYPFKIMCDASDHSVGAVIGFISYASKTLDAAQTLKYLIGKKEAKLRLIRWILLLQEFDLEIKVKKGRENLVADHLSRILPSNDVTPLKDNFPDESLLITQTIFPWYADIVNYLATVDYVSKWMEEKATRHADAKTVVDFLKSYIFSRFGTLRALISDRGTHFCNKVIDMLLKKYGVVQRVAMAYHPQSNSQAEVLNREIKMVLEKTVKPNRKDWSLQLNDVLWTYRIAYKGPIGKLRTKWLRPFIVTHIFPHGAVEVKSEESGKIFRVNRQWLKPFYENFQVHVVEELTLEEPDK, encoded by the exons ATGCATTTGCAGGAGTTGGACAAGCAAGTGAGAAAACTCGCGCTCACGGTTAGCCGTTTGGAATCCCAAGGTAAGCTGCCATCCCAAACTGAGCCAAACCCTCGACACAATGCAAGCAATTtgacactaaggagtgggaaggATTTGGAGCCTGCACCTGATACAAGTCGCGACCACGACATTAGTCTCGCCCACAACACTAGTCAAGATAGGAAGAAACTTGACACAAAGACTCCAGTAGAGTCAGCACCACAAAAGTCGTTTGCAGTACCACCTCCGTTTCTCAGAAGACTTGTCCAATGCAAGAAGGAGCAAGACGAGAAGGAGATCATTGATAACTTTCGAAAAGTGGAAATCAACATACCTCTCCTCGATGCTATTGAGCAGATCCCACGATACGCAAAATTCCTAAAAGAGTTATGCACGAGTAAAAGGAAGCTTCTGGGCAATAAAAAG GGAGTATTGGAGGACGTTCTTGTCAAGGTAAATGAGTTAATATTTCCTGTAGACTTCTACATTATCGATATGGAGGATGACAATTCGGCCACTTCATCTGACATACTTCTCGGGAGGCCATTTTTGAGTACTGCTCAAACAAAGATTGACGTACGAAGTGGGATACTCACTATGGAGTTCGATGGGAAAGTGGTGAAATTCAATGTCTATAAGGCCATGAACCGTCCTAGCCTGATTTCTAATGTTTCTAACATAGATATAATTGATCCTTTAACTGAGTTACGTTTAGAATATCATGGCGAGGATGAATTACGAACTGTTCTATGCAGAAGCCTAGACTTTAATGCCATTAAAAAACTAGAGGAATGGATAAACTTTGAAGATTCTATTCACAAAATAGTAGTTCCTATGGAGGTGCCACAACAATGGAGAAACCCAG GGAGTCTCCAAAGGCGTCTCAATCCGCCTATGATGGAAGTGGTGAGAAAAGAGGTCCAAAAACTACTTGATTCCGGGATGATCTATCCCATATCTGACAATAATTGGGTTAGTCCAGTCCACATAGTACCCAAAAAGACCGGTGTAACCGTAATTGAGAATTCAGCAG GTTTTTTCCAGATCCCAATGGCACTAGAGgatcaagaaaagatgacattTACGTGCCCATTTGGCATGTTCGCTTATAGAAGGATGTCGTTTCAGACTTTGCAATGCACCAACCATGTTTCAGAG AAAGACAAGGAATTCGAGTTTGACCAATCATGCAGAGATACATTTGACACGCTCAAACATAAGCTCGTTTTAGTACCTATCTTTCAACCATCAAATTGGAATTATCCTTTCAAAATAATGTGCGACGCTAGTGACCATAGCGTAGGAGCAGTCATTGGCTTCATCTCCTATGCTTCTAAAACTTTGGATGCTGCTCAAA CTCTTAAATATCTGATCGGGAAGAAGGAAGCAAAACTGAGACTAATAAGGTGGATACTACTTTTGCAAGAGTTTGATCTCGAAATAAAGGTTAAAAAAGGACGTGAAAATTTGGTAGCCGATCATCTGAGCCGAATTCTTCCATCGAATGATGTAACACCACTTAAAGACAATTTTCCGGATGAAAGCTTGCTTATTACTCAAACGATTTTTCCTTGGTACGCAGACATAGTGAATTACCTTGCTACAG TTGATTATGTGTCAAAATGGATGGAAGAAAAAGCCACTCGTCACGCTGATGCCAAAACAGTAGTCGATTTTCTAAAGAGTTATATTTTTTCCAGGTTTGGCACACTGCGAGCATTGATTAGTGATCGTGGAACGCACTTCTGCAATAAGGTAATCGACATGCTCTTGAAGAAATACGGGGTAGTGCAACGGGTCGCTATGGCTTATCACCCTCAGTCAAACAGTCAAGCAGAGGTGTTGAATCGAGAAATCAAGATGGTTTTAGAGAAGACCGTTAAGCCCAATAGAAAAGATTGGAGTTTGCAACTTAACGATGTACTGTGGACATACCGAATAGCTTATAAAGGACCCATAG GTAAACTTCGAACTAAATGGTTAAGGCCTTTCATTGTTACTCACATATTTCCACATGGTGCAGTCGAGGTTAAAAGCGAGGAATCTGGAAAAATTTTTAGGGTCAACAGACAGTGGTTAAAGCCTTTCTACGAGAATTTTCAAGTCCACGTAGTTGAGGAGTTAACCCTCGAAGAACCGGATAAATAA